The following is a genomic window from bacterium.
GCCGGATTTTTTCCTGCAGTTCTTTCTTCGACTGGAACGTCTCGATCTCCTCGCCGACCTTGAACACCAGGTCCATGTTCTTCTTGTGGTTGGTGAGAAAAAAGGCGCCCCCGCCGATGAACGACATCGTTTTGTCGTCGCAGGTCTCGATGTGGCCCCCGCCGCTCTGGATGTCGAGAACGATCTTGCTCGCCTTGATGATCTTGAGCTTCTCGTCCCCGTAGACGCCGCCGTCGGTGGCCCGCTCCCGGATCCAGGGGTCCCGGGCGCGGCGCCACTGCGGCCCCCAGATTTTGAAGTCCACCCCCTCGTCCGTCAGGCCGGAGAAGAACACCTCGCGGAACCCGTAGTAGCTTCCGATAAAGGCCACGTCCGAGCGGTAGGGCGCCAGCTCCGCCTCGGTGAATTCCTTCTCGTAGGTCGAGGGATCGTAGGCGTCCGAGGTGAAGGCCACGTTCCCGAAGCCGAAGAGGTCGAACTCGCGGAAGAAGTAGGTGTCCATTGTCAAGAAGAGATCGTAGGCGCCGATCTGATCGAAGGAGATCCCCGCTGCCGTCGAGCCGTAGGGGTTGTCGGGATAGAAGCAGACCGTCCGGCAGGCGGATTTTCGGCGGATTTCCGCGATCGTCTCGGCCTGGATGTATCCGTCGCGGTAGACGAAAAGGAGGTCGAAGTTCTCAGTGATGCATTTTTCCGCGAGGCGCCGGTTCATCCACCGGACCCAGGATTTCCGGAAATTGCTGTAGAAGAAGCTCTTCTTCCGGTAGAAGAAAACCTCGACCTCATGGCCGAGAGAGCGGATGCCGGTGTAAAAATCGTGCGACCCGGTGGCCGGGTAGAAGCCTTGGTGGGGGGTGGACAGAAGAATCTTCATGCTCTCTCCCGGCACCGGAATGGCGCAGGCGCAGTTTGGGGGACTTTTCCGGCTCTTGTCCATCCCATTTTGGATGCCTCGAGGCGCCACCGCCGGCCCTCCGGGACCTTCCGCATTCTTGGATCAGGGCATTTTTGATTTTCGGCGAAGGGCCATCATGCGTTCACGACGGCGGGACAGAAAAGGAAAAACGGCCCGGCGGGAAACCGGAGCGGTCAAGCCCGGGTTTTTTCCGGTTGCGGCAACGTGTGGCCGAACCTCCGCCGGAGCTTGAAGGCGACCCGCTTCAGGCTTCCGGCGAGACCGTAGGTCTCCAAATACCGGACGGGCTCTCCCAGAAAGCGCAGCCGCCGCCGAAGCACCAGGGTGACGGGGAAGGTCTCGAAAAGCCACCACAGGAAATCGGCCCAGGGGCCCGAGCGGCCGCAGAGGATCTCGAGAATGGTCTGGTATTTGATGATGTCCTCTTTCGAGATCGTGGGCATGTCCAGAACGGAGTTGGCGTAGTAATTCTCCGGCATCTCGTTGCCGGGATCCAGAAAGCCTTCCCGCTCGCACAGCTCGCGCAGCTTGGTTCCGACCAGGGGGTAGAAAATGCTGAACTGCGCCGTGTCGGGCTTGACGCGCTTCATGAGCTCCCGCGTTGTGATCATCCGGTCGCGGTTGTCGTAGGGCAAGCCCACCATGTTGAAGGCGTGCGTCCGGATGCCGTGCTTTCGGGCCATCCGGAAGGAATCGATGATGGTCTTTTCCTCCATTTTCCGGTTGAGCACCTTCATGCGGAACTGCTCGTCGCCGCTCTCGACGCCGATCGACATGCTATAAGCCCCGGCCCGCGCGATGGCGGCCAGCTTGTCTTCCTTCACCATCTCGGGCCGCTCCATGAAGAGGAAGGGCTTCTTCACCCGCTCGGAGAACAGGTCCGCGAGCCTCTCCAGGCGGGGGAGCTGGGTGAGGAAGATTTCATCCACCCAGTTGATCATGTCGAGGCCGTTCTTCTCCTCGAAATCCTTCACCTCGCGCATCATCCGCTCGGGGCTTTTTTCGCGGCGCCAGGTGCCCTTTCCCTTGTACATGTCCATCACGTGCGGGCTGCTGCAGTAGGTGCACTGGTAGGGACAGCCGCGGCTTCCCTCGAACTGGCCCACGATGCGGGTGCCCGGCCTCACGTTCACGAGGAAATTTTTCGTGTAGTGCTCGATGGAGAAAATGTTCCAGTCGGGGATGGGCGCCTCGTCGAGGTCCGTGATGAGCTCGCGCATCTCGTTGCGCACTTCCATGCCCAGCATGTTGCGCGACCAGACGTTGGGGATCGACGAGGCGTCGCCGCCGCCTCCCAGGGCATCGAGCAGCTCGACGAGGGCGCCCTCGCTCTCCCCGCGGACCACATAGTCGCAGTGCGCCAGACAGCCTTCGGCGTCCACGGTGGGATGGTGCCCGCCCACGATCCGGGGCAGGCTCTTGATGCAATCCATCCGCAGAAGATCGCGCGCCAGCGCCCACTCGTTGCTCAGGACGCTGAAGCCCACCGCATCCGGCTCGAACGCCTCCACCATCGCCCGGAAGGCGGGTGCGATGTCCGGGCCGCGCATCATCGTAGAATCAAAAAGAGCGGTTTCGACCCCCTTTTCCTTCAGCACGGCGGACAGGACGGAAATGCCCAGCCGGGGCGCGTAAACGCGCTGGACATTGGGGTACACAAAAAGGAACCGCACGTCCTGCTCTCCTTTTTCATTTGCCAGAGCCGCGCCTTTTATGCCCCGGATGACCGGAGCCGGCCGCCGCCTTCGCCCTCCGGGTCAGATACAAACCGGAATGGTGCGGCGACTGCCGCCCGCTCTCGGGCTTCGCGCCATTGGCCCGCCACTGCGGCTGCCTTTCCCATCAAAATCTCCTCAAGTCTAACAGGAAACGCCACGCGGGGCACCTTCTCCCTCTGAAGCCCCGGCCGGAAGGGGCGCTCTCTACTTCCGGGCGCAATCCTCCCTTCTCTTCCGGGTTCATAGACCTTGCAGGTTTCCGCTTCCACATCGCCCATCGCCGGAGGCCGCAAGGGTGCGCCGGCGGGAAGGGCGAAGCCGCATGAGCGTGCCGCCTCCCTGGCGTGACAGGAGGCTCGCGCCGCGCGCACTGCCGGAACCAAAGAGCTGCCCTTGAGCGGCCCCCGGCCGCCTGTTAAGGTGGGGGCCTGCACTCCCCTCTTCGCCGCC
Proteins encoded in this region:
- a CDS encoding radical SAM protein translates to MRFLFVYPNVQRVYAPRLGISVLSAVLKEKGVETALFDSTMMRGPDIAPAFRAMVEAFEPDAVGFSVLSNEWALARDLLRMDCIKSLPRIVGGHHPTVDAEGCLAHCDYVVRGESEGALVELLDALGGGGDASSIPNVWSRNMLGMEVRNEMRELITDLDEAPIPDWNIFSIEHYTKNFLVNVRPGTRIVGQFEGSRGCPYQCTYCSSPHVMDMYKGKGTWRREKSPERMMREVKDFEEKNGLDMINWVDEIFLTQLPRLERLADLFSERVKKPFLFMERPEMVKEDKLAAIARAGAYSMSIGVESGDEQFRMKVLNRKMEEKTIIDSFRMARKHGIRTHAFNMVGLPYDNRDRMITTRELMKRVKPDTAQFSIFYPLVGTKLRELCEREGFLDPGNEMPENYYANSVLDMPTISKEDIIKYQTILEILCGRSGPWADFLWWLFETFPVTLVLRRRLRFLGEPVRYLETYGLAGSLKRVAFKLRRRFGHTLPQPEKTRA